DNA sequence from the Patescibacteria group bacterium genome:
CGACTCCTCTCTTTACGTTATTAGGTGTTTTGTTTATGGCGTATGAATGGTATTTTGCGCTTGATCCCATGTTGACGTTGATTGTGGTACTGCGCCTCGGGCTGATTGGCATTGCGATGGGATATGTATTCCATGCAGAACCATTGCTTGTCAGGAGGACTTTGGCTGCGTTCGTGGTGGCCATGATGATTTCATCTGGATTAGGGGTGGCGCAATTCATAGCGCAAGACGATCTTGTTTCATCAAAATGGCTTGGGCTAGCGCCGCAGGAGGCGTCAACTCTCGGCGTGAGCGTGGTGGAAGCGACAGGCGGGAGGTGGCTGCGCGGCCATGGCACCATGCCGCACCCGAACGCCTTGGGAGGATTTGCCGCGCTTGCGTTTACATTGTTTCTTGTATTGCGCACAACATCATCAAACGTCCAAGAGTCATCCCGCCCCCTCATCATATGGTGTGAATCAGCATTCATGATCGCTGCGCCTCTCATCCTCATCGCGGGCGTCATTACGTCGGTGAGCCGGGCAGCCATGATCGCATGGGCAGTCTCCCTCGCAATATTTTTGTGGCAGCGCATCCAGCGCCAGGCCGTTGTCTTTAACGCACGTTTTTTCATGACGGTCGCGGCGGGTACCATAATCGTTCTGCTGTTTGCGTTGCCAGCGCTGTCCGTGCGGCTTCGCGGGCAGGGGAGGCTCGAGTCGCTCTCCTTCACCAAGCGTGCTGCCGCATTCACGCAAGCGCTCGCCGTGAGCCGCGACCATTGGGCGACCGGCACGGGATTGGGCGGCATCACGGTGGCAATGCGCGTGCGCTTCCCCGCGCTTCCCATCTGGGACATACAGCCGGTGCACAATGTTCCCGTGTTGTTAGCGGTTGAATTGGGAGTAGGAGGGTTGTTGATTTTAAGTATAGGATTGTTGTTTATAAGGAAAATTTTCAATTTTTCCCGCTGCAGCGGGATCCCGCGTGCGGGACAATTTTCAATTTTCAAAATTGGTCCATGGAGCTCTGTTATAGCGTGTTTGTTAGTGCTTGCCATGTTGGACCATTATCTCTGGACGCTTGCCGCTGGATTATATCTGATGGGGATAATGGGAGCTTCCCTAGCCCTTGACAGGGGAACGCGGAATTCGTAAGATAGGGAGGCTATTAGCACTCTTAGGTCGAGACTGCTAACCAGAGTATAATTTAATACATTTCTGCGTAATTCTGCGTAACTATCCGCGTATTTCTGCTTCTATTTAGGCAGTAGAGGCTGAACAACGCAGATGATGACGCAGATCGACGCAGAGACTTAATGATTAGTTTATGAAACTAAAACCGCTCCACGATCATATTATTGTGAAGTCCATCCAAGAGGATGAGTACACCAAGGCCGGTTTGGTGCTGCCGCAGACTGCGGACAAGGAAAAACCGGAAAAAGGCGAAGTGATCGCCGTAGGGCCTGGCAAGTTGCTCGAGAACGGCCAGCGCGCCGCCATGTCAGTCAAGGTCGGTGACAAGGTGGTATTTAAGAAGTACTCGCCGGATGAAGTCAAGCTCAACAAAGATGAGGAATACCTCGTCTTGCAGGAATCTGACGTCCTGGCTATCCTCGAATAGATTTAGTATTTTCGGCGTTGTTCCGCGTGTGCTTCAGCGTTTTTCCGCTTCTATTGATTCTTAGAAGCAGATTCACGCAGATAGTTACGCAGATCTACGCAGAATTGAAATAAGATTAATGTATATGGCTATGGCTAAACAAATTGTGTATAACGAACGGGCTCGCGCCGCTCTCAAGCGCGGCGTAGACAAGCTCGCGAACGCCGTGAAGGTGACTTTGGGTCCCCGCGGGAGGAATGTGGTGATCGATAAAGGATATGGCACCCCCACAATCACCAATGATGGGGTCACGATCGCGAAAGAGATCGAACTTGAGGAAAAGTTTGAGAACGTCGGCGCGCAATTGGTGAAAGAAGTGGCAACGAAGACGAACGACATTGCGGGCGACGGTACTACGACCGCGACGGTGCTCGCGCAGGCAATGGTGCATGAAGGCTTAAAGGTGGTCGCGGCAGGCGCGAATCCCATGGTGGTGAAGCGCGGCATTGAGAAAGGCGTCGAAGCCATCGTGGCAGAACTTAAAAATAAGATCAGCAAGCCTGTCACGGGCAAAGATGAAATCGCGCAAGTCGCTTCGATTTCCGCGAATGACGCGGAGATCGGCAGAACGATAGCGGAAGTGATCGATAAGGTGGGCAAGGACGGCGTCGTCACCGTGGAGGAGTCGCAGTCCTTCGGCATTGAGAAGGAAATCGTGGAAGGGCTGCAATTCGACAAAGGATATGTGTCCCCTTACATGATTACCGACCCCTCCCGCATGGAGGCGGTATACGAAGATCCGCACATTCTCATTACTGACAAGAAAATTGCCGCGATTAACGACATTCTTCCGCTCTTGGAAAAAATCGCACAGACCGGGAAGAAAAACCTCGTCATTATTGCGGAAGACGTGGAAGGCGAGGCGCTCGCCACCCTCGTGGTCAATAAGATCCGCGGCACGTTCCATTCGCTCGCGGTGAAGGCGCCGGGATTCGGCGACCGCAGGAAGGAAATGCTCCAGGATATCGCGGTGGTGACCGGCGGGCGTGTTATTTCTGACGAAGTGGGATTGAAATTGGAAAATTGCGAGATTGCGGACCTCGGGCGTGCGCGGAAGGTGATTGCGACCAAGGAAAACACTACCGTGGTGGAGGGCCATGGCGACCATAAGAAGATTGAAGAGCGCATCAGCCAGGTCAAGAAAGAAATTGAGCTCACTGATTCTGATTTCGACAAGGAGAAGCTCCAGGAGCGCTTGGCGAAGCTCTCCGGCGGGGTGGCCGTACTGAAGGTAGGCGCTGCCACGGAAACGGAGATGAAGGAAAAGAAGCACCGTGTGGAAGATGCGGTTTCCGCCACGAAAGCGGCGATTGAAGAAGGTATTGTCGTGGGCGGCGGCGTGGCGCTCGTGCGCGCATTGCCTTCTCTTGACCGCCTTACGGTGAGCGGCGAGGAAAAGATCGGCGTGGACATTTTGCGCCGGGCATTGGAGGAACCCTTGCGCCAAATCGCGCTCAATGCGGGCAAGGACGGCTCTGTCGTGGTGGAGGAAGTGAAAAAGCACGAAGGGTCATTCGGCTATAACGCCGCGGAGAACCGCTATGAAGATTTGGTGAAGGCGGGGATTATTGATCCCACGAAGGTCACCCGATACGCGCTCCAGAATGCCGCATCCATCGCGGCCATGCTTATCACGACCGAAGCGGTCGTGACCGACCTGCCGGAGAAGAAAGATGAAAAAG
Encoded proteins:
- a CDS encoding co-chaperone GroES, whose amino-acid sequence is MKLKPLHDHIIVKSIQEDEYTKAGLVLPQTADKEKPEKGEVIAVGPGKLLENGQRAAMSVKVGDKVVFKKYSPDEVKLNKDEEYLVLQESDVLAILE
- a CDS encoding O-antigen ligase family protein, translating into MFISSRMLNWLFPLFAFLLPLQTRWIIRDEVVGTSAWEYGRISLYGFDAALIVIAALIIIRKVIKSRAHQNQGNDNVHHAGRRSATPLFTLLGVLFMAYEWYFALDPMLTLIVVLRLGLIGIAMGYVFHAEPLLVRRTLAAFVVAMMISSGLGVAQFIAQDDLVSSKWLGLAPQEASTLGVSVVEATGGRWLRGHGTMPHPNALGGFAALAFTLFLVLRTTSSNVQESSRPLIIWCESAFMIAAPLILIAGVITSVSRAAMIAWAVSLAIFLWQRIQRQAVVFNARFFMTVAAGTIIVLLFALPALSVRLRGQGRLESLSFTKRAAAFTQALAVSRDHWATGTGLGGITVAMRVRFPALPIWDIQPVHNVPVLLAVELGVGGLLILSIGLLFIRKIFNFSRCSGIPRAGQFSIFKIGPWSSVIACLLVLAMLDHYLWTLAAGLYLMGIMGASLALDRGTRNS
- the groL gene encoding chaperonin GroEL (60 kDa chaperone family; promotes refolding of misfolded polypeptides especially under stressful conditions; forms two stacked rings of heptamers to form a barrel-shaped 14mer; ends can be capped by GroES; misfolded proteins enter the barrel where they are refolded when GroES binds); the protein is MAKQIVYNERARAALKRGVDKLANAVKVTLGPRGRNVVIDKGYGTPTITNDGVTIAKEIELEEKFENVGAQLVKEVATKTNDIAGDGTTTATVLAQAMVHEGLKVVAAGANPMVVKRGIEKGVEAIVAELKNKISKPVTGKDEIAQVASISANDAEIGRTIAEVIDKVGKDGVVTVEESQSFGIEKEIVEGLQFDKGYVSPYMITDPSRMEAVYEDPHILITDKKIAAINDILPLLEKIAQTGKKNLVIIAEDVEGEALATLVVNKIRGTFHSLAVKAPGFGDRRKEMLQDIAVVTGGRVISDEVGLKLENCEIADLGRARKVIATKENTTVVEGHGDHKKIEERISQVKKEIELTDSDFDKEKLQERLAKLSGGVAVLKVGAATETEMKEKKHRVEDAVSATKAAIEEGIVVGGGVALVRALPSLDRLTVSGEEKIGVDILRRALEEPLRQIALNAGKDGSVVVEEVKKHEGSFGYNAAENRYEDLVKAGIIDPTKVTRYALQNAASIAAMLITTEAVVTDLPEKKDEKGGGMPGGMGGMGGEDMEY